In Bacillus cytotoxicus NVH 391-98, the following are encoded in one genomic region:
- a CDS encoding response regulator transcription factor, whose translation MNKNILIIDDDKEIVELLAVYLRNEGYDIYKAYDGDEALQMLSMYEIDLMILDIMMPKRNGLEVCQQVREHNNTVPILMLSAKAEDMDKILGLMTGADDYMIKPFNPLELMARVKALLRRSSFQQTISQVNEDGMIRIRSIEIHKHNHTVKVNGENIKLTSIEFDILYLLASNTGRVFSSEEIFERVWNEDGYGSNKTVMVHISNLRDKLETGINTEKIIHTVWGVGYKIEK comes from the coding sequence ATGAATAAAAATATATTAATTATTGATGATGATAAAGAAATTGTAGAATTACTTGCAGTTTATTTACGCAATGAAGGCTATGATATTTATAAAGCGTATGATGGTGATGAAGCTTTACAAATGCTATCCATGTATGAAATTGATCTTATGATTTTAGATATTATGATGCCAAAACGCAATGGATTAGAAGTTTGCCAACAAGTTAGAGAGCATAATAACACAGTTCCGATTCTTATGCTAAGTGCCAAAGCAGAAGATATGGATAAAATATTAGGACTCATGACAGGTGCAGATGATTACATGATTAAACCGTTTAATCCATTAGAATTAATGGCTAGAGTCAAAGCGCTACTACGTAGATCGTCCTTTCAACAAACGATTTCTCAAGTAAATGAAGACGGTATGATTCGCATTCGTTCTATAGAAATACATAAACATAATCATACTGTGAAAGTAAACGGAGAAAATATTAAACTCACTTCCATCGAATTTGATATTCTTTATTTACTCGCTAGCAATACAGGGAGGGTATTTAGTTCAGAAGAAATATTTGAGCGTGTTTGGAATGAAGATGGGTATGGTTCTAACAAGACTGTGATGGTCCATATTAGTAACTTACGGGACAAATTGGAAACGGGGATAAATACCGAGAAAATTATTCATACTGTTTGGGGAGTAGGTTATAAAATTGAAAAATGA
- the yqeK gene encoding bis(5'-nucleosyl)-tetraphosphatase (symmetrical) YqeK, which yields MQYNDIYTFQVAGNIEEDMKDFLLKYEKEFTYKHSMRVANEARKLARKFHVNEEEAAIAGYLHDISAVFPNEQRIAAAESFGIDILQEEREFPMIIHQKLSKEIAKEIFKVTNEQILDAIGCHTTLRKHATTMDLVLFVADKIEWDQKGVPPYIDRVKKSLEISLEQAAFAYISYLWERKDTLKVLHPWLEEAYWDLIEVLD from the coding sequence ATGCAGTATAATGATATCTATACATTTCAAGTAGCGGGAAACATAGAAGAGGATATGAAAGATTTTTTATTAAAATATGAAAAAGAGTTTACATATAAGCATTCTATGCGTGTTGCAAATGAAGCACGTAAACTGGCAAGAAAGTTTCATGTGAACGAAGAAGAGGCAGCTATTGCAGGATATTTACATGATATTAGCGCCGTCTTTCCAAATGAACAACGTATTGCAGCTGCTGAATCATTTGGAATAGATATACTGCAAGAAGAGCGAGAGTTTCCAATGATTATTCACCAAAAGTTATCAAAAGAAATCGCAAAAGAAATATTCAAAGTGACAAATGAACAAATATTAGATGCAATTGGTTGCCATACGACTTTGCGAAAACATGCAACAACGATGGATCTTGTCTTATTTGTAGCGGATAAAATAGAATGGGATCAAAAGGGAGTTCCTCCATATATAGACCGCGTGAAGAAAAGTTTAGAAATCTCATTGGAGCAAGCTGCTTTTGCATACATCTCCTATTTATGGGAAAGGAAAGATACGCTTAAAGTATTACATCCTTGGTTAGAAGAAGCGTACTGGGATTTAATTGAGGTATTGGATTAG